The sequence ACCAGGGATTCATGACGGCCTACTTTGCCGTACGTCAGGCTCTGCTCGACGCCATGGATAAGTTTGAGGGCCAGCATGTGATTGTTACAGGCCATAGTCTAGGGGGGGCCTTAGCCACCATCGCTGCCCTCGATCTGCAATACAACCTAGGCCGCAAGCGCGATCTCAGCTTTGAGGTCTACACCTTTGGCGCACCTCGGGTAGGCAACCGTGCCATGGTTGAGTCTTACAATGGCCGCTTGCCCAAGAGCTACCGCTTTGTCTACGGCTGGGACATTGTCACCCGCATTCCCCGCACCTGGCAGGGGTTTGACCATGTCGATACCGCGATTCAGCTAGGCTCTCGCTGGACGTGGCAAGTGCTTAGCCGCCGCTTCAGCGACCACGCAATCGATGCTTACGTCAGCGGGATCGAGGCTGAGCTTCAGGCTGTAGCCTAGGGCATTGCTCAATTCGTCCAGAGCCCCGGTCAGTTGCCCTGGGCTCTGGGCAGATCAAAGTGCTGTGTCCCACCGCTCCTTCCAACCCGACAGAAGGCAAGGGCTTTACAAGCTATCGGTAACGCCGGTTTCGGCCAGGGGAGGCGGCGCAGTGACATTACTGAAGCCCATTTGGGTGGCCGCTTCTCGCAATAGCGAAATCTGCGACTGGAACTCCATACCCTTGAGGTCAGACAGAATTTCTGACAGAGGGCCCTTGGCCTCGTAGTCGCTGGGCATGTCAACAATGCGATCGCCCATGGCCTCAGCCCAGCCGTACCACACCAGCAGCTGGTTGTTGGCGCTCAGCCCACCATAACGCTGGGATATATCGCTTTGGTCGCCACGCACCACCGCTCGCATAGCCTCTAGCTGATCGGCTTCAGACATATCGTATAGCGCTTTGATCAGCGGTTCTGCCAGTTCGGGGTCGGCAGCCTCGGGAGCGGCTGGCGTGATTGAGCTGCCCATTGCTTCGTAAACGTAATAGAGCAATGCCAGCTTGTCATCGACACCTAGAGCGTCGTAGCGCTTAAAGAGCGCATCAGTAGGTTGCTCATTGATTTCAGTGGTTCGAGGTTCAGATGAAGTCATATAGCCGTCCAATTGCGACGCTTCACCTTAAACCGCTGAGCGATCGCCTCACATCGTCTAGGCGACAGGCCCTAGATCGGTCGATCGACAGAGATTCTTGAGCCTAGAACGGTCTGATAGACCGCAATTCAGCAATCTTTCTTTGCATACACCGGTAACCCCATCGGGTTTGTGAGGTTTTACCATCACTCTGTGATATGCTGCAAAAGCGCAGTGCGGATGGTTAGCCATCACGGGCTGCGATCGCTGTTTTTGGCAGATTTTTCCTGGGTTTTGGCCTATTTCCTCTCTACAGCACAGGCTAGGTCATGGCCAGGCCCCCAACCGTCGAT is a genomic window of Nodosilinea sp. E11 containing:
- a CDS encoding orange carotenoid protein N-terminal domain-containing protein, with amino-acid sequence MTSSEPRTTEINEQPTDALFKRYDALGVDDKLALLYYVYEAMGSSITPAAPEAADPELAEPLIKALYDMSEADQLEAMRAVVRGDQSDISQRYGGLSANNQLLVWYGWAEAMGDRIVDMPSDYEAKGPLSEILSDLKGMEFQSQISLLREAATQMGFSNVTAPPPLAETGVTDSL
- a CDS encoding lipase family protein is translated as MVDYAVALRCARLGQEIYRDFGGLRFSAYPDIEPVFVESQDNGFTDTQVAILNQLNSDRLYVIFRGSDKSVDWINNFQFRQQIYPYGDGNTEVKFHQGFMTAYFAVRQALLDAMDKFEGQHVIVTGHSLGGALATIAALDLQYNLGRKRDLSFEVYTFGAPRVGNRAMVESYNGRLPKSYRFVYGWDIVTRIPRTWQGFDHVDTAIQLGSRWTWQVLSRRFSDHAIDAYVSGIEAELQAVA